One Phaseolus vulgaris cultivar G19833 chromosome 11, P. vulgaris v2.0, whole genome shotgun sequence genomic window carries:
- the LOC137813336 gene encoding uncharacterized protein isoform X1: MAVNDADQSNRAHRTRQSGSKSAKKKSKKKQNQDDGGEDQKHQNPKAFAFSSSNKAKRLQSRTVEKEQRRLHAPIIDRSYGEVAPYVVVVQGPPQVGKSLLIKSLVKHYTKHNLPDVRGPITIVSGKQRRVQFVECPNDINGMIDAAKFADLALLLIDGSYGFEMETFEFLNILQVHGFPKVMGVLTHLDKFKDVKKLRKTKQRLKHRFWTEIYDGAKLFYLSGLIHGKYVKREVHNLARFISVMKFHPLSWRTSHPYVLVDRFEDITPPEKVHSNDKCDRKVTLYGYLRGCNLKKGNKVHIAGVGDYSLTCITALPDPCPLPSAAKKKGLRDKERLFYAPMSGLGDLLYDKDAVYININDHLVQFSKVDGENSAMTSKGKDRDVGEVLVKSLQNTKYSINEKLENSFISLFGEKPKVSSEALADAHGTNNDVEQTEAVINSKDLDGSESSDQDEEDTLKESEASGSDDEDSPNSNSLNGDQIQEHIEFHDGRRRRRAIFGNDTDQSDVMDSEGDEDGVASDDDIASSDSESSEEEAEDDNIDTNEDGMGNVSKWKESLAERTLSRKVPGLMQLVYGESTNNSITTNTQNDNSGDEESDDDFFKPIEELKKQNMRDGLDDDGVVNTEDCSKCAQFVNQRWDEEIRNRFVSGNLAKAALRNALQSANTEGENDDVYGDFEDLETGEKHENYRTDDAATTLKGDELEAEERRLKKRALRAKFDSQFDEDPGSPEEDTGNESEHKFQRGQANESSYFDKLKEEIELQKQRNIAELNDLDEDTRLEIEGFRTGTYLRLEVDDVPCEMVEHFDPYHPILVGGVGIGEENVGYMQTRLKRHRWHKKVLKTRDPIIVSVGWRRYQTTPVYAIEDSNGRHRMLKYTPEHMHCLAMFWGPLAPPNTGVVAVQNLSNNQATFRITATAVVLEFNHAARIAKKIKLVGYPCKIFKKTALIKDMFTSDLEVARFEGAAIRTVSGIRGQVKKVAKEEIGNQAKRNGGQTKEGIARCTFEDKILMSDIVFLRAWTQVEVPQFYNPLTTALQPREKTWKGMRTVAELRREHNLPVPVNKDSLYKKIERKPRKFNPLVIPKSLQASLPFASKPKDIPKRKKPLLEERRGRGVVMEPRERKVHALVQHLQLINNEKMKKRKFKEEKKRKELEAERAKDEQLLKKRRREERRGKYRAEGKQNKRIRKA; the protein is encoded by the exons ATGGCCGTCAACGACGCCGATCAATCCAACAGGGCTCACAGGACCCGCCAATCCGGTTCCAAATCCGCCAAGAAGAAGAGTAAGAAGAAGCAGAATCAGGATGACGGAGGAGAGGATCAGAAACACCAAAACCCTAAGGCATTCGCCTTTTCTTCCTCCAACAAAGCCAAGCGGTTGCAATCACGTACCGTCGAGAAAGAGCAGCGCCGCCTTCACGCTCCCATCATTGACCGCTCCTACGGCGAAGTCGCACCATACGTCGTCGTCGTGCAGGGTCCTCCTCAG GTTGGGAAGTCACTTCTGATTAAATCTTTGGTTAAACATTACACGAAACATAATTTGCCCGATGTTCGAGGTCCAATTACTATTGTGTCAG GAAAGCAAAGGCGGGTGCAGTTTGTGGAATGTCCGAATGATATCAATGGCATGATAGACGCGGCGAAGTTTGCTGATCTAGCGCTTCTTCTCATAGATGGGAGTTATGGGTTTGAAATG GAAACCTTTGAGTTCCTAAATATATTGCAAGTTCATGGGTTCCCAAAGGTCATGGGCGTTCTCACCCATCTTGATAAATTCAAGGATGTGAAAAAGCtgaggaaaacaaaacaaagactTAAACACCGGTTTTGGACAGAGATATATGATGGCGCTAAACTATTTTACTTATCAGGCCTAATTCATGGAAA GTATGTTAAGCGGGAAGTTCACAATCTTGCTCGATTTATTTCAGTCATGAAGTTTCATCCTTTATCTTGGCGAACTTCCCACCCTTATGTTTTAGTTGATCGTTTTGAAGACATCACTCCTCCTGAAAAAGTGCACTCTAATGATAAATGTGATAGAAAAGTCACCCTTTATGGTTATCTTAGAGGATGTAATTTGAAAAAGGGCAATAAG GTACACATAGCAGGAGTGGGTGATTATAGCTTAACTTGTATTACTGCTTTACCCGATCCTTGTCCTCTTCCATCTGCTGCAAAAAAGAAAGGACTGCGGGATAAGGAAAGATTATTCTATGCTCCTATGTCTGGACTTGGGGATCTTTTGTATGACAAAGATGCTGTATACATAAATATTAACGACCACCTTGTTCAATTCTCAAAAGTTGATGGTGAAAACTCTGCTATGACAAGCAAAG GAAAGGACAGAGATGTAGGAGAGGTTTTGGTGAAATCACTACAGAATACCAAATACTCTATCAATGAAAAGCTGGAGAACAGCTTTATCAGTCTTTTTGGTGAAAAGCCTAAAGTATCATCAGAAGCTCTCGCTGATGCACATGGCACAAACAATGATGTAGAACAGACTGAGGCTGTTataaactcaaaggatttggatggTTCAGAATCATCTGATCAGGATGAAGAGGACACCTTGAAAGAAAGTGAAGCTTCTGGTTCTGACGATGAAGATTCACCAAATAGTAATTCTTTGAATGGAGACCAAATACAAGAACATATTGAGTTTCATGATGGAAGACGAAGGCGGAGAGCAATATTTGGAAATGATACTGATCAAAGTGATGTGATG GATTCAGAAGGAGACGAGGATGGTGTTGCCAGTGATGATGATATTGCATCTTCTGATTCAGAATCTTCAGAAGAAGAGGCGGAAGATGATAACATTGACACAAATG AAGATGGCATGGGTAATGTTTCCAAGTGGAAGGAGTCTTTGGCAGAAAGAACTCTCTCACGGAAAGTTCCTGGCTTGATGCAACTTGTGTATGGGGAATCTACTAATAATTCAATCACTACAAACACACAGAATGATAATAGTGGAGACGAGGAAAGTGATGATGACTTTTTTAAGCCCATAGAAGAACTGAAAAAG CAAAACATGAGAGATGGATTGGATGATGATGGAGTGGTCAACACTGAGGATTGTTCCAAGTGTGCACAATTTGTGAATCAGAGATGGGATGAGGAGATTCGGAACCGCTTTGTGTCTGGCAATTTGGCAAAAGCTGCACTCAGAAATGCATTACAATCAGCTAATACTGAAGGAGAAAATGATGATGTCTATGGTGACTTTGAAGATTTGGAAACAGGAGAAAAACATGAGAATTATCGAACAGATGATGCTGCAACAACACTCAAGGGAGATGAATTGGAAGCTGAGGAGCGGAGGCTTAAGAAACGTGCTCTCCGTGCAAAATTTGATTCTCA ATTTGATGAGGACCCTGGGTCACCAGAGGAAGACACTGGTAATGAAAGTGAACACAAGTTCCAGCGTGGTCAAGCTAATGAAAGTAGCTATTTTGACAAG TTGAAGGAGGAGATCGAACTCCAGAAACAAAGGAATATAGCTGAACTCAATGATCTTGATGAAGATACCCGATTGGAGATAGAAGGCTTCCGAACAGGGACATACCTAAGGTTGGAGGTTGACGATGTTCCTTGTGAGATGGTTGAACACTTTGATCCCTACCATCCAATATTGGTTGGAGGGGTTGGTATAGGGGAGGAAAATGTTGGATATATGCAG ACAAGGTTAAAGCGGCACAGGTGGCacaagaaagttttgaagaCTAGAGATCCAATTATTGTATCTGTAGGATGGAGGCGTTACCAGACAACCCCAGTTTATGCCATTGAGGATAGCAATGGAAGGCATCGAATGCTTAAGTACACTCCGGAACACATGCATTGCCTTGCTATGTTTTGGGGCCCTCTTGCTCCTCCCAACACTGGGGTTGTAGCTGTTCAGAATTTATCAAACAATCAG GCAACATTTAGGATTACTGCCACTGCAGTTGTGCTTGAGTTTAATCATGCAGCAAGGATAGCGAAGAAAATCAAATTGGTTGGTTATccatgcaagatattcaagaagACAGCACTTATCAAGGATATGTTTACTTCAGATCTTGAAGTAGCTCGGTTTGAAGGTGCAGCTATTCGAACAGTCAGTGGGATTAGGGGGCAGGTCAAGAAG GTCGCAAAAGAAGAAATAGGTAATCAAGCAAAAAGGAATGGTGGGCAAACTAAAGAAGGAATTGCTAGGTGCACTTTTGAAGATAAAATCCTGATGAGTGACATTGTTTTCCTGCGTGCATGGACTCAAGTTGAAGTCCCTCAGTTTTATAATCCATTGACAACTGCATTACAGCCTCGTGAAAAGACCTGGAAAGGAATGAGGACCGTTGCAGAATTGAGAAGAGAACACAATCTTCCTGTTCCTGTAAATAAAGATTCACTTTACAAG aaaattgaaagaaaacctAGAAAGTTCAATCCATTGGTAATTCCCAAGTCTCTTCAAGCAAGTCTTCCCTTTGCCTCAAAACCCAAGGATATACCCAAGCGAAAGAAGCCCTTACTTGAAGAGAGAAGGGGAAGGGGTGTTGTCATGGAACCTCGAGAGCGCAAAGTTCATGCTCTTGTTCAACATCTCCAGTTAATAAATAATGAGAAG ATGAAAAAGCGAAAGTTTAAGgaagagaagaaaaggaaagaacTTGAAGCAGAGAGAGCAAAAGATGAGCAGTTGTTGAAGAAACGCCGGAGAGAGGAAAGACGTGGGAAATACCGGGCAGAAGGCAAGCAGAACAAGAGAATTCGGAAAGCATAG
- the LOC137825191 gene encoding peptidyl-prolyl cis-trans isomerase FKBP16-3, chloroplastic isoform X2 produces the protein MQSDPHVWKEIATRASIFCLYTPSSQDKDESNLHICGHHRMTSSDMSAIASSLLLPLGSTCGKSPSFNPPQSTLVDKLRRLIVKVKSSDTRECTAATFDANSRRNFLGLSLGVSGLFIGSLDANGAGLPPEEKPKLCDDICEKELENVPTVTTGSGLQYKDIKVGQGPSPPIGFQVAANYVAMVPTGQIFDSSLEKGLPYIFRVGSGQVIQGLDEGILSMKVGGKRRLYIPGSLAFPKGLNSAPGRPRVAPSSPVIFDVSLEYIPGLEVDEE, from the exons ATGCAATCTGATCCACATGTTTGGAAGGAAATTGCTACCCGCGCCTCCATATTTTGTTTATACACCCCCTCATCACAGGATAAGGATGAAAGCAACCTCCACATTTGCGGACATCATCGCATGACATCCTCGGATATGTCTGCCATAGCTTCCTCTCTGCTTCTCCCACTCG GTTCTACTTGTGGTAAAAGTCCCTCTTTTAATCCTCCTCAGAGCACTTTGGTTGACAAACTTCGAAGATTAATTGTTAAAGTCAAGTCCTCAGACACAAGGGAATGCACTGCTGCTACTTTTGATGCCAATTCACGTCGAAACTTTCTTGGGTTGTCTCTAGGAGTCTCAGGCCTCTTCATCGGTTCATTGGATGCCAATGGAGCTGGTTTGCCCCCAGAGGAAAAGCCAAAACTGTGTGATGACATTTGTGAGAAAGAGCTTGAAAAT GTACCTACGGTAACTACGGGATCAGGTTTGCAATACAAGGATATTAAAGTAGGGCAAGGTCCTAGTCCACCAATTGGATTTCAG GTGGCCGCTAATTATGTTGCAATGGTTCCAACTGGACAAATATTTGACAG TTCACTGGAGAAAGGTCTGCCTTACATTTTTCGCGTTGGTTCTGGTCAG GTTATACAGGGACTTGATGAAGGTATTCTGAGCATGAAAGTAGGAGGGAAGCGTCGACTGTACATACCTGGATCA TTGGCATTCCCAAAAGGCCTTAATTCTGCTCCAGGAAGACCAAGGGTGGCTCCAAGCAGTCCAGTCATATTTGATGTTAGTTTGGAATATATACCGGGGCTTGAAGTGGATGAGGAATAA
- the LOC137825191 gene encoding peptidyl-prolyl cis-trans isomerase FKBP16-3, chloroplastic isoform X1 translates to MQSDPHVWKEIATRASIFCLYTPSSQDKDESNLHICGHHRMTSSDMSAIASSLLLPLGSYLIGSTCGKSPSFNPPQSTLVDKLRRLIVKVKSSDTRECTAATFDANSRRNFLGLSLGVSGLFIGSLDANGAGLPPEEKPKLCDDICEKELENVPTVTTGSGLQYKDIKVGQGPSPPIGFQVAANYVAMVPTGQIFDSSLEKGLPYIFRVGSGQVIQGLDEGILSMKVGGKRRLYIPGSLAFPKGLNSAPGRPRVAPSSPVIFDVSLEYIPGLEVDEE, encoded by the exons ATGCAATCTGATCCACATGTTTGGAAGGAAATTGCTACCCGCGCCTCCATATTTTGTTTATACACCCCCTCATCACAGGATAAGGATGAAAGCAACCTCCACATTTGCGGACATCATCGCATGACATCCTCGGATATGTCTGCCATAGCTTCCTCTCTGCTTCTCCCACTCG GTTCCTATTTGATAGGTTCTACTTGTGGTAAAAGTCCCTCTTTTAATCCTCCTCAGAGCACTTTGGTTGACAAACTTCGAAGATTAATTGTTAAAGTCAAGTCCTCAGACACAAGGGAATGCACTGCTGCTACTTTTGATGCCAATTCACGTCGAAACTTTCTTGGGTTGTCTCTAGGAGTCTCAGGCCTCTTCATCGGTTCATTGGATGCCAATGGAGCTGGTTTGCCCCCAGAGGAAAAGCCAAAACTGTGTGATGACATTTGTGAGAAAGAGCTTGAAAAT GTACCTACGGTAACTACGGGATCAGGTTTGCAATACAAGGATATTAAAGTAGGGCAAGGTCCTAGTCCACCAATTGGATTTCAG GTGGCCGCTAATTATGTTGCAATGGTTCCAACTGGACAAATATTTGACAG TTCACTGGAGAAAGGTCTGCCTTACATTTTTCGCGTTGGTTCTGGTCAG GTTATACAGGGACTTGATGAAGGTATTCTGAGCATGAAAGTAGGAGGGAAGCGTCGACTGTACATACCTGGATCA TTGGCATTCCCAAAAGGCCTTAATTCTGCTCCAGGAAGACCAAGGGTGGCTCCAAGCAGTCCAGTCATATTTGATGTTAGTTTGGAATATATACCGGGGCTTGAAGTGGATGAGGAATAA
- the LOC137813336 gene encoding uncharacterized protein isoform X2: MAVNDADQSNRAHRTRQSGSKSAKKKSKKKQNQDDGGEDQKHQNPKAFAFSSSNKAKRLQSRTVEKEQRRLHAPIIDRSYGEVAPYVVVVQGPPQVGKSLLIKSLVKHYTKHNLPDVRGPITIVSGKQRRVQFVECPNDINGMIDAAKFADLALLLIDGSYGFEMETFEFLNILQVHGFPKVMGVLTHLDKFKDVKKLRKTKQRLKHRFWTEIYDGAKLFYLSGLIHGKYVKREVHNLARFISVMKFHPLSWRTSHPYVLVDRFEDITPPEKVHSNDKCDRKVTLYGYLRGCNLKKGNKVHIAGVGDYSLTCITALPDPCPLPSAAKKKGLRDKERLFYAPMSGLGDLLYDKDAVYININDHLVQFSKVDGENSAMTSKGKDRDVGEVLVKSLQNTKYSINEKLENSFISLFGEKPKVSSEALADAHGTNNDVEQTEAVINSKDLDGSESSDQDEEDTLKESEASGSDDEDSPNSNSLNGDQIQEHIEFHDGRRRRRAIFGNDTDQSDVMDSEGDEDGVASDDDIASSDSESSEEEAEDDNIDTNDGMGNVSKWKESLAERTLSRKVPGLMQLVYGESTNNSITTNTQNDNSGDEESDDDFFKPIEELKKQNMRDGLDDDGVVNTEDCSKCAQFVNQRWDEEIRNRFVSGNLAKAALRNALQSANTEGENDDVYGDFEDLETGEKHENYRTDDAATTLKGDELEAEERRLKKRALRAKFDSQFDEDPGSPEEDTGNESEHKFQRGQANESSYFDKLKEEIELQKQRNIAELNDLDEDTRLEIEGFRTGTYLRLEVDDVPCEMVEHFDPYHPILVGGVGIGEENVGYMQTRLKRHRWHKKVLKTRDPIIVSVGWRRYQTTPVYAIEDSNGRHRMLKYTPEHMHCLAMFWGPLAPPNTGVVAVQNLSNNQATFRITATAVVLEFNHAARIAKKIKLVGYPCKIFKKTALIKDMFTSDLEVARFEGAAIRTVSGIRGQVKKVAKEEIGNQAKRNGGQTKEGIARCTFEDKILMSDIVFLRAWTQVEVPQFYNPLTTALQPREKTWKGMRTVAELRREHNLPVPVNKDSLYKKIERKPRKFNPLVIPKSLQASLPFASKPKDIPKRKKPLLEERRGRGVVMEPRERKVHALVQHLQLINNEKMKKRKFKEEKKRKELEAERAKDEQLLKKRRREERRGKYRAEGKQNKRIRKA, encoded by the exons ATGGCCGTCAACGACGCCGATCAATCCAACAGGGCTCACAGGACCCGCCAATCCGGTTCCAAATCCGCCAAGAAGAAGAGTAAGAAGAAGCAGAATCAGGATGACGGAGGAGAGGATCAGAAACACCAAAACCCTAAGGCATTCGCCTTTTCTTCCTCCAACAAAGCCAAGCGGTTGCAATCACGTACCGTCGAGAAAGAGCAGCGCCGCCTTCACGCTCCCATCATTGACCGCTCCTACGGCGAAGTCGCACCATACGTCGTCGTCGTGCAGGGTCCTCCTCAG GTTGGGAAGTCACTTCTGATTAAATCTTTGGTTAAACATTACACGAAACATAATTTGCCCGATGTTCGAGGTCCAATTACTATTGTGTCAG GAAAGCAAAGGCGGGTGCAGTTTGTGGAATGTCCGAATGATATCAATGGCATGATAGACGCGGCGAAGTTTGCTGATCTAGCGCTTCTTCTCATAGATGGGAGTTATGGGTTTGAAATG GAAACCTTTGAGTTCCTAAATATATTGCAAGTTCATGGGTTCCCAAAGGTCATGGGCGTTCTCACCCATCTTGATAAATTCAAGGATGTGAAAAAGCtgaggaaaacaaaacaaagactTAAACACCGGTTTTGGACAGAGATATATGATGGCGCTAAACTATTTTACTTATCAGGCCTAATTCATGGAAA GTATGTTAAGCGGGAAGTTCACAATCTTGCTCGATTTATTTCAGTCATGAAGTTTCATCCTTTATCTTGGCGAACTTCCCACCCTTATGTTTTAGTTGATCGTTTTGAAGACATCACTCCTCCTGAAAAAGTGCACTCTAATGATAAATGTGATAGAAAAGTCACCCTTTATGGTTATCTTAGAGGATGTAATTTGAAAAAGGGCAATAAG GTACACATAGCAGGAGTGGGTGATTATAGCTTAACTTGTATTACTGCTTTACCCGATCCTTGTCCTCTTCCATCTGCTGCAAAAAAGAAAGGACTGCGGGATAAGGAAAGATTATTCTATGCTCCTATGTCTGGACTTGGGGATCTTTTGTATGACAAAGATGCTGTATACATAAATATTAACGACCACCTTGTTCAATTCTCAAAAGTTGATGGTGAAAACTCTGCTATGACAAGCAAAG GAAAGGACAGAGATGTAGGAGAGGTTTTGGTGAAATCACTACAGAATACCAAATACTCTATCAATGAAAAGCTGGAGAACAGCTTTATCAGTCTTTTTGGTGAAAAGCCTAAAGTATCATCAGAAGCTCTCGCTGATGCACATGGCACAAACAATGATGTAGAACAGACTGAGGCTGTTataaactcaaaggatttggatggTTCAGAATCATCTGATCAGGATGAAGAGGACACCTTGAAAGAAAGTGAAGCTTCTGGTTCTGACGATGAAGATTCACCAAATAGTAATTCTTTGAATGGAGACCAAATACAAGAACATATTGAGTTTCATGATGGAAGACGAAGGCGGAGAGCAATATTTGGAAATGATACTGATCAAAGTGATGTGATG GATTCAGAAGGAGACGAGGATGGTGTTGCCAGTGATGATGATATTGCATCTTCTGATTCAGAATCTTCAGAAGAAGAGGCGGAAGATGATAACATTGACACAAATG ATGGCATGGGTAATGTTTCCAAGTGGAAGGAGTCTTTGGCAGAAAGAACTCTCTCACGGAAAGTTCCTGGCTTGATGCAACTTGTGTATGGGGAATCTACTAATAATTCAATCACTACAAACACACAGAATGATAATAGTGGAGACGAGGAAAGTGATGATGACTTTTTTAAGCCCATAGAAGAACTGAAAAAG CAAAACATGAGAGATGGATTGGATGATGATGGAGTGGTCAACACTGAGGATTGTTCCAAGTGTGCACAATTTGTGAATCAGAGATGGGATGAGGAGATTCGGAACCGCTTTGTGTCTGGCAATTTGGCAAAAGCTGCACTCAGAAATGCATTACAATCAGCTAATACTGAAGGAGAAAATGATGATGTCTATGGTGACTTTGAAGATTTGGAAACAGGAGAAAAACATGAGAATTATCGAACAGATGATGCTGCAACAACACTCAAGGGAGATGAATTGGAAGCTGAGGAGCGGAGGCTTAAGAAACGTGCTCTCCGTGCAAAATTTGATTCTCA ATTTGATGAGGACCCTGGGTCACCAGAGGAAGACACTGGTAATGAAAGTGAACACAAGTTCCAGCGTGGTCAAGCTAATGAAAGTAGCTATTTTGACAAG TTGAAGGAGGAGATCGAACTCCAGAAACAAAGGAATATAGCTGAACTCAATGATCTTGATGAAGATACCCGATTGGAGATAGAAGGCTTCCGAACAGGGACATACCTAAGGTTGGAGGTTGACGATGTTCCTTGTGAGATGGTTGAACACTTTGATCCCTACCATCCAATATTGGTTGGAGGGGTTGGTATAGGGGAGGAAAATGTTGGATATATGCAG ACAAGGTTAAAGCGGCACAGGTGGCacaagaaagttttgaagaCTAGAGATCCAATTATTGTATCTGTAGGATGGAGGCGTTACCAGACAACCCCAGTTTATGCCATTGAGGATAGCAATGGAAGGCATCGAATGCTTAAGTACACTCCGGAACACATGCATTGCCTTGCTATGTTTTGGGGCCCTCTTGCTCCTCCCAACACTGGGGTTGTAGCTGTTCAGAATTTATCAAACAATCAG GCAACATTTAGGATTACTGCCACTGCAGTTGTGCTTGAGTTTAATCATGCAGCAAGGATAGCGAAGAAAATCAAATTGGTTGGTTATccatgcaagatattcaagaagACAGCACTTATCAAGGATATGTTTACTTCAGATCTTGAAGTAGCTCGGTTTGAAGGTGCAGCTATTCGAACAGTCAGTGGGATTAGGGGGCAGGTCAAGAAG GTCGCAAAAGAAGAAATAGGTAATCAAGCAAAAAGGAATGGTGGGCAAACTAAAGAAGGAATTGCTAGGTGCACTTTTGAAGATAAAATCCTGATGAGTGACATTGTTTTCCTGCGTGCATGGACTCAAGTTGAAGTCCCTCAGTTTTATAATCCATTGACAACTGCATTACAGCCTCGTGAAAAGACCTGGAAAGGAATGAGGACCGTTGCAGAATTGAGAAGAGAACACAATCTTCCTGTTCCTGTAAATAAAGATTCACTTTACAAG aaaattgaaagaaaacctAGAAAGTTCAATCCATTGGTAATTCCCAAGTCTCTTCAAGCAAGTCTTCCCTTTGCCTCAAAACCCAAGGATATACCCAAGCGAAAGAAGCCCTTACTTGAAGAGAGAAGGGGAAGGGGTGTTGTCATGGAACCTCGAGAGCGCAAAGTTCATGCTCTTGTTCAACATCTCCAGTTAATAAATAATGAGAAG ATGAAAAAGCGAAAGTTTAAGgaagagaagaaaaggaaagaacTTGAAGCAGAGAGAGCAAAAGATGAGCAGTTGTTGAAGAAACGCCGGAGAGAGGAAAGACGTGGGAAATACCGGGCAGAAGGCAAGCAGAACAAGAGAATTCGGAAAGCATAG
- the LOC137825125 gene encoding uncharacterized protein — MNESQEDERKIATTLDSRLNQTLKNVQGLLKGRSIPGKILLSRSPPDNSNSKISNNPNSEISSPSYKRSFSHNDASPSDHTSGAKEKEFHSTSKPISIANASKLKVSTSFGGNLPEEIRKSTMGARATDSARVMKFTKVLSETVVILDKLRELAWSGVPDKMRPEVWRLLLGYAPPNSDRREGVLRRKRLEYLDCISQYYDIPDTERSDDEVNMLRQIGVDCPRTVPDVPFFQQQLVQKSLERILYAWAIRHPASGYVQGINDLVTPFLVVFLSEYFEGDIDNWSMSDLSPDTISNIEADCYCCLSKLLDGMQDHFTFAQPGIQRLVFKLKELVRRIDEPVSRHMEDQGLEFLQFAFRWFNCLLIREIPFHLITRLWDTYLAEGDALPDFLIYIFASFLLTWSDKLQKFDFQELVMFLQNLPTDNWTHQELEMVLSRAFMWHTMFNNSPSHLIN; from the exons ATGAACGAGAGCCAAGAAGATGAGCGTAAGATAGCTACTACCCTTGACTCCAGATTGAATCAGACCCTCAAAAATGTTCAAGG GTTACTCAAAGGTCGCAGCATACCCGGTAAAATATTGTTGAGCCGTAGCCCTCCGGATAACTCAAACTCAAAGATATCAAATAACCCAAACTCAGAGATATCCTCACCAAGTTACAAGAGGAGCTTTTCTCACAACGATGCTAGTCCAAGCGATCACACATCTGGGGCAAAAGAG AAGGAATTTCACAGTACAAGCAAACCAATTAGTATTGCCAATGCCAGTAAGCTAAAGGTGTCTACCTCCTTTGGTGGCAACCTGCCTGAAGAAATCCGCAAGTCTACAATGGGTGCTAGAGCTACGGATTCTGCAAGAGTTATGAAGTTCACTAAGGTCCTTTCAGAGACAGTGGTTATATTAG ACAAGTTGCGTGAATTAGCTTGGAGTGGTGTTCCAGACAAAATGCGTCCTGAAGTGTGGAGACTTCTGTTG GGATATGCACCACCTAATTCAGATAGACGGGAGGGAGTTCTAAGAAGGAAGCGCCTTGAGTATCTTGACTGTATATCCCAGTATTACGATATTCCAGATACAGAACGTTCAGATGATGAGGTCAACATGCTTCGTCAG ATTGGTGTTGATTGTCCAAGAACTGTACCCGATGTTCCATTCTTCCAGCAACAGCTAGTTCAGAAATCACTGGAACGTATTCTTTATGCATG GGCCATTCGGCATCCAGCAAGTGGATATGTTCAGGGGATAAATGATCTTGTTACACCATTTTTGGTTGTTTTCTTATCAGAGTATTTTGAAGGGGATATAGATAATTGGTCCATGTCTGATTTATCTCCAGATACAATCTCTAATATAGAGGCAGACTGCTACTGTTGCTTGTCAAAGTTGCTTGATGGTATGCAAGATCATTTCACATTCGCTCAACCTGGAATTCAGAGGCTTGTTTTTAAGTTGAAGGAATTGGTCAGGAGAATTGACG AGCCTGTTTCCCGGCACATGGAGGACCAGGGACTTGAATTTCTTCAGTTTGCTTTCCGCTGGTTCAACTGTCTTCTCATCCGTGAG ataccatttcATCTCATCACGCGCCTTTGGGATACATATTTAGCTGAAGGAGATGCCTTACCAGACTtcctaatatatatatttgcCAGCTTCCTTCTAACG TGGTCAGACAAGCTCCAGAAGTTTGATTTCCAAGAATTGGTAATGTTCCTTCAGAACCTCCCAACAGATAATTGGACTCACCAAGAGCTTGAGATGGTGCTTTCTCGGGCATTTATGTGGCACACCATGTTCAACAACTCTCCCAGCCATTTAATTAACTGA